From the Edaphobacter bradus genome, the window GGATTCCGTCCGGATGCCTCGTTAGCTCTCTGTTGTTTAGTCTGTTCATCGGTGGGAGAGGCTTGTCGCATGACAGCCGGCGCGGTACGGTGGTCATGTGACGGAGGAGAGTAACCGTCGGTGAATGGAGATGCGTGCAGCGATGGTGCTTGGTTTGGGGTCAGACCTGATTGAGATCAACCGGATTGCGGAGAGCATGGAGCGGTTCGGCGACCGGTTTTTGCATCGCGTCTTCACCGAAGAGGAGATCGCATACTGCCAGCGCAAGAAGAAACACGCCGCTGAGAGCTTCGCCGCGCGCTTTGCCGCCAAGGAGGCCGGAGCCAAGGCTCTGGGGACTGGAATCAGCAGGGGCATCGGCTGGCGCGAGATCGAAGTGAGGCGCGAGTCCGGCGAGCGGCCGACCCTGCACCTGAGCGGGCGCGCCGCCGCGCGCGCCGCGGCCATGGGAGTCCGTCATATTCAGCTCACGCTCACGCACGGCCGTGATGTCGCCATGGCGGTGGTCCTGGTGGAGGATTAGTTCGCCTTACCGTCTGACGTCAGGCTGGGGGCAGAAATCTGAACCCTGTGGCGATTTTTCTGCATCTATCGAAGACGAAAGCACTTTTCGGATGTGGTCTGCGGCGGCATCGTCCAAGAGATCGAAGCAGGGTGATGTATTCTCTGAATGACCGGACCCCCCTGCGTGCTGTGTCACAGGGACACCCGGCAGACGATAACGCCGTGCCGATCAAGTCCCACGGGAAATGACTTCGAAGGAGAGCTATGCCCAGCCAGCAGGAGGTCAGGTGGTCGCAGTTGAAGGTGGGTCTGATCGTACTGGCAGCGACCATCTTTCTGGTGACGCTGCTGTTTCTGATCACGAGCGCCTCCGGCATCGGCATCCTCTCCCACAAGCTGACGATCACAACCTACTTTGAGAACTCGGCCGGCCTGAAGGAAGGCGCGCCCGTGAACCTGCACGGCGTCACCATCGGCACGGTGAAGAGCGTCACCGTGGTGAGCGCCCCGGATCGCAAGCTGACACCCGTCAAGGTGGTCATGAAGATCAATGAGAAGAATGTTGCGGAGCTGAAGAAGGACTCCAAAGCTTCTTTGACTACCATCGGCGTGCTCGGCGATACCGTGGTGGACATTAGCAGCCGATTCGCCGTTGGGCCTCAGTTGCAGGATGGCGACGAGTTGGCGACGCTTGAGACCCCGAGCCTGACCGACGTCGTCAAGGCGAGCCAGGGAACGATTGAGAACCTCAACGTCATCCTCGCCAAGATGAACGTCATTGTGGACAACCTCCAGTCGGGGAAGGGCTCGATTGGCCAGCTGATCAATAGCCCCGACCTCTACAACAAGGCGAACAGCACGGTTGACGAGTTGCACAAGCTTACCGTGAACCTCAACAGCGGCAAGGGCTCCGTGGGCAAGCTGGTAAACGACGACGAACTCTATAATCGCCTCAATGGCACGGCGGCAAAGCTTGAGAGCATCACAAATGCGCTCGAGAGCGGCAAGGGCACAGCCGGCAAACTGCTCAAGGACGAGACGCTCTATAACAATCTCAACTCTTCACTGGCCCACGCGAACTCGATTCTTGCCGAGGCAGACGCGGGCAAGGGCGGGCTGGGCTTGCTGTTGAAGGACCCGAAGACGAGGGAGCAGTTGAGTAACACGATCACTCAGATGGATACGCTGGTCTCGGGCCTCAATCAAGGCCGCGGAACGCTCGGCAAACTAACGACGGACGATACAGCCTATACGAACGTGAACCGTCTGCTCACAGAGAGCACGAACCTGGTCACGGCCATCCGCCGGGATCCGAAGAAGTACCTGACGATCCACATGAAGATCTTCTAGGCCGGGGCCTTCCGGGCGTCTATCTGCAGAACCTTCTGGCATTTCCTTGAATTGCGGTGTATTGTGCGGTCACAAAGTTTTTGCAGTTTCTGTCACTCTACTTTAAGGAAACACAATGGGCTTCAAGTACGCCGCTTCCCTGCTGGCGCTATCCAGCGCTATGTGTCTGGGGCAGTCCCATACCTCCACCGAGATGGCGCCAGGACCTGCTTCCGAACCGGCGAAACCGATCAGCTTTGATCTCTCTGCCATCGACACGAAGGCCGACCCGTGCACGGATTTTTACCAGTACGCCTGCGGCAACTGGAAGAAGAACAACCCGATTCCTGCGGACCAGGTGCGATGGGGACGGTTCAATCAACTGGCGGAGCGCAAT encodes:
- a CDS encoding MlaD family protein, whose translation is MPSQQEVRWSQLKVGLIVLAATIFLVTLLFLITSASGIGILSHKLTITTYFENSAGLKEGAPVNLHGVTIGTVKSVTVVSAPDRKLTPVKVVMKINEKNVAELKKDSKASLTTIGVLGDTVVDISSRFAVGPQLQDGDELATLETPSLTDVVKASQGTIENLNVILAKMNVIVDNLQSGKGSIGQLINSPDLYNKANSTVDELHKLTVNLNSGKGSVGKLVNDDELYNRLNGTAAKLESITNALESGKGTAGKLLKDETLYNNLNSSLAHANSILAEADAGKGGLGLLLKDPKTREQLSNTITQMDTLVSGLNQGRGTLGKLTTDDTAYTNVNRLLTESTNLVTAIRRDPKKYLTIHMKIF
- a CDS encoding holo-ACP synthase, whose amino-acid sequence is MEMRAAMVLGLGSDLIEINRIAESMERFGDRFLHRVFTEEEIAYCQRKKKHAAESFAARFAAKEAGAKALGTGISRGIGWREIEVRRESGERPTLHLSGRAAARAAAMGVRHIQLTLTHGRDVAMAVVLVED